From the genome of Lawsonella clevelandensis, one region includes:
- a CDS encoding DUF4298 domain-containing protein, whose amino-acid sequence MDDKKLLARIEEMESILNRLTTLLSEADGLLTKVEGAVPSYEKIKEYYCGPLQREDVEAYDAGKIPPDVPCGILSEDAIYDLFFEYQNTAIHMLELATTMVKTA is encoded by the coding sequence ATGGACGATAAAAAGCTGCTTGCCCGTATAGAAGAAATGGAATCGATTCTTAACCGCCTTACGACACTACTGAGCGAAGCTGACGGTCTTCTCACTAAGGTTGAGGGTGCCGTACCCTCCTATGAAAAAATAAAGGAGTATTACTGTGGTCCTCTTCAAAGAGAGGACGTTGAGGCTTACGATGCGGGGAAAATCCCGCCAGACGTGCCATGCGGAATCCTCTCTGAAGATGCCATCTATGACCTGTTCTTTGAGTATCAGAACACCGCGATACACATGCTTGAATTAGCCACTACGATGGTGAAAACCGCCTGA
- a CDS encoding leucine--tRNA ligase produces the protein MSENIEIGPAYRYGAKLAAQIEPRWQKEWQKRHSFEAPNPVGDLAPANSSDVPADKLFVQDMFPYPSGAGLHVGHPLGYIATDVFARYNRMLGHNVLHTLGYDAFGLPAEQYAVQTGTHPRTTTEANIQNMERQLGRLGLGHDKRRAFATTNVDYYRWTQWIFLQVYNSWYDTEATNATGSQGKARPIAELIAAYEDGTRPLAGVCDGKYEGRTWADLDETERADVIDSQRLVYRSNSAVNWCPGLGTVLANEEVTAEGKSERGNFPVFRKNLSQWMMRITAYSDRLIDDLAALDWPDKVKAMQRNWIGRSQGAYVDFTISTERQQGNPITVFTTRPDTLFGATYMVLAPEHSLVDLILAPSWPAALTTGEDIPDSWKGDDGSGNPCESPADAVRNYRLAIAAKSDLERQENKEKTGVFTGAYAVNPLNNKHIPIFIADYVLTGYGTGAIMAVPAHDTRDFEFASKFGISIIDVVDGGEHDENGVLTEAYIGDGTLINSSREGGLDINGLTIADAKAATIAYLEETGSGAGTIQYKLRDWLFARQRYWGEPFPIVYDEDGLAHALPESMLPIELPEVEDYKPVSFAPDDADSVPSPPLAKATEWVTVELDLGDGLKTYTRDTNVMPQWAGSSWYQLRYIDPINEDLFCDIRNEEYWVGPRKEQYGDQDLGGVDLYVGGVEHAVLHLLYSRFWHKVLFDLGYLSSAEPYRKLFNQGYIQAFAYTDERGTYVPAAEVEERDGRYIWTPTEASQLIAQNCGVAVGEELEVNREYGKMGKSLKNAVSPDEICDAYGADTLRVYEMSMGPLDQSRPWATKDVVGAHRFLQRVWRLAVNEDTGELTTTSVELDDEATKQLHRTVAAVREEYSNLRDNTAIAKLIEYTNFLTKRYGGAKGLDGVPQAAVEPLVLMLAPVAPHICEELWERLGHDESLAHAAFPTFDEKWLVDDSVEIPVQVNGKVRAHIQVPVDADRNTLQSLALADEKVVELLGGQEPVKVIAVPGRMVNLVVKG, from the coding sequence GTGTCGGAGAACATCGAAATCGGCCCCGCCTACCGCTACGGCGCCAAGCTGGCCGCCCAGATTGAACCCCGCTGGCAAAAAGAATGGCAAAAACGCCACAGCTTTGAAGCCCCCAACCCAGTAGGGGATCTCGCCCCCGCCAACAGCTCCGACGTTCCCGCCGACAAACTCTTCGTGCAGGACATGTTCCCCTACCCCTCCGGCGCTGGTCTGCACGTCGGCCACCCGCTGGGCTACATCGCCACCGACGTCTTCGCCCGCTACAACCGTATGCTGGGACACAACGTCCTCCACACCCTCGGCTACGACGCCTTCGGCCTTCCCGCCGAACAGTACGCTGTCCAAACTGGCACCCACCCGCGCACTACCACTGAAGCCAACATCCAGAACATGGAACGGCAGCTCGGCCGTCTGGGCCTCGGCCATGACAAGCGCCGCGCCTTTGCCACCACCAACGTGGATTACTACCGCTGGACCCAATGGATCTTCCTGCAGGTCTACAACTCCTGGTATGACACCGAAGCCACCAACGCCACCGGTAGCCAAGGCAAAGCCCGCCCCATAGCCGAACTCATCGCCGCCTACGAAGACGGCACCCGTCCCCTGGCCGGCGTATGCGACGGCAAGTATGAGGGACGCACCTGGGCCGACCTGGATGAGACGGAGCGCGCCGACGTTATCGACTCGCAGCGCCTGGTGTACCGCAGCAACAGCGCCGTCAACTGGTGTCCCGGCCTGGGCACCGTACTGGCTAACGAAGAAGTGACCGCCGAGGGTAAGTCCGAGCGCGGTAACTTCCCCGTGTTCCGCAAAAACCTCAGCCAGTGGATGATGCGCATTACCGCTTACTCTGACCGCCTTATCGACGACCTTGCGGCCCTCGACTGGCCAGACAAGGTCAAAGCTATGCAGCGCAACTGGATTGGCCGCTCCCAGGGCGCATATGTGGACTTCACCATCTCCACTGAACGGCAGCAGGGCAACCCCATCACCGTTTTCACCACCCGCCCCGACACCCTTTTCGGCGCCACCTACATGGTGCTCGCCCCCGAGCACAGCCTGGTCGACCTCATTCTTGCCCCCTCTTGGCCAGCCGCCCTCACCACTGGTGAGGACATCCCCGACTCCTGGAAGGGTGACGATGGCAGTGGCAACCCTTGCGAAAGCCCCGCCGACGCCGTCCGCAACTACCGCCTGGCCATTGCTGCCAAGTCCGATCTGGAACGCCAGGAAAACAAGGAAAAGACCGGCGTCTTTACCGGCGCCTACGCCGTCAACCCCCTCAACAACAAGCACATCCCCATCTTCATCGCCGACTATGTGCTCACCGGTTACGGCACCGGCGCCATCATGGCCGTACCCGCCCACGACACCCGCGACTTCGAATTCGCCAGCAAGTTCGGCATTTCCATCATCGACGTGGTGGACGGCGGCGAACACGACGAGAACGGCGTCCTCACCGAGGCCTACATCGGTGACGGCACCCTCATCAACTCCAGCCGCGAAGGTGGCCTGGACATCAACGGCCTCACCATCGCTGACGCCAAAGCCGCCACCATCGCCTACTTGGAGGAAACCGGATCCGGTGCCGGCACCATCCAATACAAACTGCGTGACTGGCTCTTCGCCCGCCAACGCTACTGGGGCGAACCGTTCCCCATTGTCTATGACGAAGACGGCTTGGCCCACGCTCTCCCGGAAAGCATGCTCCCCATCGAGCTGCCCGAAGTGGAGGACTACAAACCCGTCAGCTTCGCCCCCGACGATGCCGACTCCGTTCCCAGCCCGCCGCTCGCCAAAGCCACCGAGTGGGTTACCGTCGAACTCGACCTGGGTGATGGCCTCAAAACCTACACCCGCGACACCAACGTCATGCCCCAGTGGGCCGGCTCGTCTTGGTACCAGCTGCGCTATATCGACCCCATCAACGAGGATCTCTTCTGCGACATCCGCAACGAAGAATACTGGGTGGGCCCCCGTAAAGAACAGTATGGCGACCAGGACCTGGGCGGCGTTGATCTCTACGTGGGTGGCGTAGAACACGCCGTGCTGCACCTACTCTACAGCCGCTTCTGGCACAAAGTTCTCTTCGACCTGGGCTACCTGAGCTCTGCCGAACCGTACCGTAAGCTCTTCAACCAGGGCTACATCCAGGCCTTCGCCTACACCGACGAGCGCGGCACCTACGTGCCCGCCGCCGAAGTGGAGGAACGCGACGGCCGCTACATTTGGACCCCCACCGAAGCGTCCCAGCTGATCGCCCAAAACTGCGGCGTGGCCGTGGGCGAGGAGCTGGAGGTCAACCGCGAATACGGCAAGATGGGCAAGTCCCTCAAGAATGCCGTCAGCCCCGACGAAATCTGCGACGCCTACGGTGCCGATACCCTGCGCGTCTACGAGATGAGCATGGGCCCGCTCGACCAGTCCCGCCCCTGGGCCACCAAAGACGTTGTTGGTGCCCACCGCTTCCTGCAGCGCGTCTGGCGTCTGGCCGTCAACGAGGACACCGGCGAGCTTACCACCACCTCGGTGGAGTTGGACGATGAGGCCACCAAGCAGCTGCATCGCACCGTAGCCGCCGTTCGCGAGGAGTACAGCAACCTGCGCGACAATACCGCTATTGCCAAGCTCATCGAATACACCAACTTCCTCACCAAGAGGTACGGTGGCGCCAAGGGGCTGGACGGCGTTCCGCAGGCTGCTGTGGAGCCGCTGGTGCTTATGCTCGCCCCCGTCGCCCCGCACATCTGCGAAGAACTGTGGGAGCGCCTGGGACATGATGAGTCCTTGGCCCATGCCGCCTTCCCCACCTTCGATGAGAAGTGGTTGGTGGACGACTCCGTGGAGATTCCGGTGCAGGTGAACGGCAAGGTCCGCGCCCATATCCAGGTGCCGGTGGATGCCGACCGCAACACCCTGCAGTCCCTTGCTCTCGCTGATGAGAAGGTGGTGGAGCTGTTGGGTGGCCAGGAGCCTGTGAAGGTTATTGCTGTCCCCGGCCGCATGGTGAACCTGGTGGTGAAGGGCTAG
- a CDS encoding pirin-like C-terminal cupin domain-containing protein, whose amino-acid sequence MAHATLHPSAEMDIPWNPSYNALVYVLSGHGSIGPAGADGTAQPIYKGQLAVLGTGDRIVARTDELQDGHSPNLELLLLGGQPIGEPVAQWGPFVMNSRAELAQAIEDFQAGRMGQVPADGLRVYRGKEPQGV is encoded by the coding sequence ATGGCCCACGCCACCCTCCACCCCAGCGCAGAAATGGACATCCCCTGGAACCCCAGCTACAACGCACTCGTCTACGTGCTGTCCGGCCATGGCAGCATTGGCCCCGCAGGGGCTGACGGCACCGCCCAACCCATCTATAAGGGCCAGCTGGCGGTACTTGGTACCGGCGACCGCATCGTGGCCCGCACCGATGAACTGCAGGACGGCCACTCCCCCAATCTGGAGCTACTACTGCTGGGCGGCCAGCCCATCGGCGAGCCAGTCGCCCAGTGGGGCCCGTTCGTGATGAACTCCCGCGCCGAGTTGGCGCAGGCCATTGAGGATTTCCAGGCCGGCCGGATGGGCCAGGTACCGGCGGACGGACTGCGGGTGTACCGCGGCAAGGAACCCCAAGGGGTATAA
- a CDS encoding acyltransferase family protein — protein sequence MQPATPLFAPGARRPALPSLTGARWYAALAVFILHCVIFLPVYPFQRTEAFVTLHKAIPMQLGSLGVTFFFLLSGFIIYYSSRSDDTPLLFYRRRILKIFPTHWLSTLILMTLVAVPFSRLITWLPEVLLVHTWNPQWTYLGALNVPAWSLCSEMLFYFSFPLLKPLVEKLRTNKQLLIAFASILVALVVMHVCFYLFTDGPKGIHNAFSVRILDTTTSPFYPANSDPSWFQREHIAYYPSYWLSYYFPLARFGEFWLGVLACKLVLSGWWRNTRIWWPALLLAASYAATWFVPINFKMSVLFLLPTALCIATLARRDVEGRTVFLGSKANVWLGNVSFAFYMVQYPVMVWVTHTFIGGKSYGWAGWLGFSALAFVVSVVVSGLIYTYVDKPIMKNWARPKVRG from the coding sequence ATGCAACCAGCCACGCCCCTATTCGCGCCCGGCGCACGCCGCCCTGCCCTCCCCTCCCTCACGGGCGCCCGCTGGTATGCCGCGCTGGCAGTGTTCATTCTGCACTGCGTCATCTTCCTCCCCGTCTACCCCTTCCAGCGGACGGAAGCCTTCGTTACCCTCCACAAAGCCATCCCCATGCAGTTGGGATCGCTGGGCGTCACCTTCTTCTTCCTGCTGTCCGGGTTCATCATCTACTACTCCTCCCGCAGCGACGACACCCCCCTCCTCTTCTACCGCCGCCGCATCCTCAAAATCTTCCCCACCCACTGGCTCTCCACCCTCATACTGATGACACTGGTGGCGGTGCCATTCAGCCGGCTCATCACCTGGCTGCCGGAGGTACTGCTGGTCCACACCTGGAACCCGCAGTGGACGTATCTGGGTGCACTGAATGTGCCGGCGTGGTCGCTGTGCTCAGAGATGCTCTTCTACTTCTCCTTCCCCTTACTGAAACCGCTGGTGGAGAAGCTACGGACGAATAAACAACTACTCATTGCCTTCGCCAGCATCCTGGTAGCACTGGTGGTGATGCACGTCTGCTTCTACCTCTTTACGGATGGTCCGAAGGGTATCCACAACGCTTTCTCGGTGCGTATTCTGGACACCACCACCAGCCCCTTCTACCCTGCCAACTCGGACCCCAGCTGGTTCCAGCGCGAGCACATCGCCTACTACCCCAGCTACTGGCTGAGCTACTACTTCCCGCTGGCCCGCTTTGGCGAGTTCTGGCTGGGTGTGCTGGCCTGCAAGCTAGTGCTGTCCGGCTGGTGGCGCAATACCAGGATCTGGTGGCCGGCCTTGCTGCTGGCTGCGTCCTACGCCGCCACCTGGTTTGTGCCCATCAACTTCAAGATGTCGGTACTGTTCCTGCTGCCTACCGCCTTGTGCATTGCTACATTGGCGCGCCGGGACGTGGAGGGCAGGACTGTCTTCCTAGGCAGCAAGGCGAATGTGTGGCTGGGTAATGTGTCTTTCGCCTTCTATATGGTGCAGTATCCGGTGATGGTGTGGGTGACACACACCTTCATTGGTGGCAAGAGCTACGGTTGGGCCGGGTGGCTGGGCTTTAGTGCACTGGCGTTTGTGGTGTCCGTGGTGGTGTCTGGACTCATCTACACCTATGTGGATAAGCCGATCATGAAGAATTGGGCACGGCCCAAAGTACGGGGGTAG
- a CDS encoding ferritin: MTKANSEFHKLLQEQIEHELASSNQYLAMFIHYDNLDMPQMAGVFKTHADEEYDHAMQMIQYLQDANIKPDVPAVPAVRNDFDGIVEPVREALKQEQFVTAKIDKLARVARDSYDFPGESFIKKFVDEQLEEEAYFNRLLTIVESKGATVFEVENWVAREIAGSATN; the protein is encoded by the coding sequence ATGACCAAAGCTAACTCTGAATTCCACAAGCTGCTGCAAGAGCAGATCGAACACGAACTGGCCTCTTCCAACCAGTACCTGGCCATGTTCATCCACTATGATAACCTCGACATGCCCCAAATGGCCGGCGTCTTCAAAACCCACGCCGACGAGGAATACGACCACGCCATGCAGATGATCCAGTATCTGCAAGACGCCAACATCAAGCCCGACGTTCCCGCCGTCCCAGCCGTCCGCAACGACTTCGACGGCATCGTCGAGCCGGTCCGCGAAGCCCTCAAGCAGGAACAGTTCGTCACCGCCAAGATCGACAAGCTCGCCCGCGTCGCCCGCGACTCCTACGACTTCCCCGGCGAATCCTTCATTAAGAAGTTCGTTGACGAGCAGCTCGAAGAAGAGGCCTACTTCAACCGTCTCCTCACCATCGTCGAATCCAAAGGTGCCACCGTCTTCGAGGTGGAAAACTGGGTCGCCCGCGAAATCGCCGGCAGCGCCACCAACTAA
- a CDS encoding SDR family oxidoreductase has translation MTQKTVFVSGAGRGIGRDIAERFAKEGYLVGAYTRSGHFEWGQNDPNVVQGKMDSSDPEDYKRAIEDFMKHTDGRLDILINNAGVAVIGEFETQKFEDEKRLFDVNVMGYINGIHAALPYLKNTPGAQIVNISSAASFVGTPDLAVYSAAKFAIRGLTEALDIEFMKYGIRIIDVNPLFVKTDMVEKELEKGYTIPILKTLGLKLTVSDVTDVVWTATRPEKQKSSRLHWAVGKQARALSHQHFLPNAAPRALTRAMAKRNAKKGH, from the coding sequence ATGACACAAAAAACCGTATTTGTTTCTGGTGCCGGACGTGGCATCGGCCGCGACATCGCTGAGCGATTCGCCAAGGAAGGCTACCTTGTCGGTGCCTACACCCGCTCGGGACATTTCGAGTGGGGCCAGAATGATCCCAACGTTGTGCAAGGCAAAATGGACTCCTCAGATCCTGAGGACTACAAGCGCGCCATTGAAGACTTCATGAAGCACACCGATGGCCGCCTCGACATTCTCATCAATAATGCCGGCGTCGCCGTCATCGGTGAATTTGAAACCCAGAAGTTCGAAGACGAAAAGCGCCTCTTCGACGTCAACGTTATGGGCTACATCAACGGCATCCACGCCGCCCTGCCCTACCTCAAGAACACCCCCGGTGCCCAGATCGTCAACATCTCCTCCGCCGCCTCCTTCGTCGGCACTCCGGACCTGGCCGTCTACTCCGCCGCCAAGTTCGCCATCCGTGGCCTCACCGAAGCCCTCGATATTGAATTCATGAAGTATGGCATCCGCATCATCGATGTGAACCCGCTCTTCGTCAAGACCGACATGGTGGAGAAGGAACTCGAAAAGGGCTACACCATCCCCATCCTCAAAACCCTCGGCCTCAAGCTCACCGTCAGCGACGTTACCGACGTCGTATGGACCGCCACTCGCCCAGAGAAGCAGAAGAGTTCGCGTCTCCACTGGGCCGTTGGCAAACAGGCCCGCGCCCTCAGCCACCAACACTTCCTGCCCAACGCTGCGCCGCGCGCCCTCACCCGTGCCATGGCAAAGCGTAACGCTAAAAAGGGCCACTAA
- a CDS encoding alpha/beta hydrolase: MRNRILSGALAMVSVAAISFGTVSTAAAAPSYTPYPHQLHGMVASNAKVTDGYFTSASSTHPKIYYKYNTVAKPKAAIVVVHGLAEHSGRYDYLTYRLNLAGFSVYRMDHRGHGKSAEPYTKTQKGNVNSFDYLIDDIHHVLMTAKAQNKGKKVFVLGHSMGAFATQMLETKYPNDMDGTITNGGGIGWNPYGKNTLQPKVITPKGLPAANTKLDPTISEKLPLSSILGFKGVLPSVLTEEQTRKAESASPDALAKIEIPNSLASGVCSDPKVTEDYQKDPLNAKSFSASTAVQMIDGIIYATYNAKAYTRPTLIMHGQKDGLVPSALSVNWANAIGSKDKEFVFWAGLMHETMNEVVRDQVIDYVINWVNRHL; encoded by the coding sequence ATGCGGAATCGCATTCTCTCCGGCGCACTTGCCATGGTGTCCGTAGCTGCCATCAGCTTTGGTACCGTCAGCACTGCCGCCGCCGCACCCTCATACACCCCGTACCCGCATCAGCTTCACGGTATGGTGGCGTCCAACGCCAAGGTGACGGACGGCTACTTCACCTCCGCCAGCTCCACGCACCCCAAGATCTACTACAAGTACAACACCGTGGCGAAGCCCAAGGCCGCCATCGTCGTTGTCCACGGTCTGGCAGAACACTCCGGGCGCTACGACTATCTCACCTACCGCCTTAACCTTGCTGGTTTCTCCGTCTATCGCATGGACCATCGCGGCCACGGTAAGTCTGCCGAACCCTACACCAAGACCCAAAAGGGCAATGTCAACTCCTTCGACTACCTCATTGACGACATCCACCATGTTCTCATGACCGCCAAGGCCCAGAATAAGGGCAAGAAGGTCTTCGTTCTCGGCCATTCCATGGGTGCCTTCGCCACCCAGATGCTAGAAACTAAGTACCCTAACGATATGGACGGCACCATCACTAACGGTGGTGGCATCGGTTGGAACCCCTACGGTAAGAACACTTTGCAGCCCAAAGTCATTACCCCCAAGGGTTTGCCGGCAGCGAACACTAAGCTGGATCCCACCATCTCCGAAAAGCTCCCCCTCTCCAGCATCCTCGGCTTCAAGGGTGTGCTGCCTTCCGTGCTAACCGAGGAGCAGACCCGTAAGGCCGAATCTGCTAGCCCGGATGCTCTCGCCAAGATTGAGATCCCGAACAGCCTCGCCTCCGGCGTCTGCTCCGACCCCAAGGTCACCGAGGACTACCAGAAGGACCCACTGAACGCCAAGAGCTTCAGCGCCTCCACCGCCGTACAGATGATCGACGGCATCATCTATGCCACCTACAACGCCAAGGCCTACACCCGCCCCACCCTCATCATGCACGGCCAGAAGGATGGCCTCGTGCCCTCCGCGCTGTCCGTCAACTGGGCTAACGCCATTGGTTCCAAGGACAAGGAATTCGTGTTCTGGGCAGGCCTCATGCACGAAACCATGAACGAAGTAGTGCGCGACCAGGTGATCGACTACGTCATCAACTGGGTGAATCGCCACCTCTAA
- a CDS encoding metallophosphoesterase, whose protein sequence is MTSYTRRHFLTGAGATLLSAALPAFGETPASATTINDAALPPAPVAHANPPVASTTAPDEAYTVTDLEIPTVTPTSITFSWSVYRTPHTPHLFPNERRASDAEVWLSDKTTGPLTRVHQSYSRTGLHFVTITGLRPNTTYRFECRSLGRVATPGLWFTIRNKEPETQGKVHTLSRPGGRYLHSMAISNDIHLGKKGHSVTTEPWPEAMIMGMLSDVKRRGIDRIYINGDLCDNGSLAEARRLKELLDTFGQYHKNYFLTRGNHDGYAALTDPLNYSQDKDPIAAVFPHLAPQHAWIVRDHGFRVLGIDTSYPGLTGGHITSQQFTQIEKLLAADPYRPTIVMAHHPVTEAAARSDMRPNIVNAKDALQLQQLFQKAPGVFFMAAGHTHRAHRDAPDLPGGPQFAQLGAAGPYPGGYAILDFYEGGYTVTFHRTATATALAQTAFNRYKSGYEKYGEHSVGLLADRCFTVKRTLTN, encoded by the coding sequence GTGACTTCTTATACCCGCAGGCATTTCCTCACCGGTGCCGGAGCAACTCTTCTTTCCGCTGCACTTCCCGCTTTCGGAGAGACTCCAGCCTCCGCCACCACCATTAACGACGCTGCTCTGCCACCCGCACCTGTCGCGCATGCGAACCCTCCTGTGGCGAGCACGACAGCACCTGACGAAGCCTACACCGTCACCGATCTCGAAATACCAACGGTCACCCCCACCTCCATCACCTTTTCTTGGAGCGTCTACCGCACCCCCCACACCCCACATCTTTTCCCCAATGAACGGCGTGCTTCCGACGCCGAAGTGTGGCTCTCTGACAAAACCACCGGACCGCTCACCCGCGTGCACCAGTCCTACTCGCGAACCGGTCTACACTTCGTTACCATCACTGGGCTTCGCCCGAACACCACCTACCGGTTTGAGTGTCGTTCCCTCGGTAGGGTGGCTACCCCCGGGCTCTGGTTCACCATCCGCAACAAAGAGCCAGAAACCCAAGGCAAGGTTCACACCTTGTCCCGCCCTGGTGGACGCTACCTACATTCCATGGCTATCTCCAACGACATTCATCTCGGTAAAAAAGGTCACTCCGTCACCACAGAACCTTGGCCCGAAGCGATGATCATGGGGATGCTCTCCGATGTTAAACGTCGCGGCATCGACCGCATCTATATCAACGGAGACCTCTGCGACAACGGTAGCCTTGCTGAAGCCAGACGCCTCAAAGAACTCTTGGACACCTTTGGTCAGTACCACAAAAACTACTTCCTTACCCGTGGAAATCACGACGGTTATGCTGCTCTCACCGATCCCCTCAACTACTCGCAGGATAAAGACCCCATTGCGGCAGTCTTCCCCCATCTTGCCCCGCAACACGCCTGGATAGTACGCGACCACGGGTTCCGTGTTCTCGGTATCGACACTTCCTACCCAGGGCTTACCGGCGGACACATCACCAGCCAGCAGTTCACCCAGATTGAAAAACTGCTCGCAGCAGATCCCTACCGCCCCACCATCGTCATGGCGCACCACCCCGTTACCGAAGCAGCCGCTCGCTCCGATATGCGCCCCAATATTGTGAATGCAAAAGACGCCCTCCAGCTTCAACAGCTCTTCCAGAAGGCTCCAGGTGTATTTTTCATGGCAGCAGGGCACACTCACCGCGCCCACCGCGATGCCCCTGATCTCCCAGGCGGCCCACAGTTCGCCCAGCTCGGCGCAGCAGGCCCCTATCCAGGCGGGTATGCCATTCTAGACTTCTATGAAGGCGGCTACACCGTCACATTCCACCGCACCGCTACCGCCACCGCCCTCGCTCAAACTGCTTTCAACCGCTACAAGAGCGGCTACGAAAAATACGGCGAGCACAGCGTCGGTCTCCTCGCTGACCGCTGCTTCACAGTGAAACGAACGCTCACAAACTAA
- a CDS encoding FAD-dependent oxidoreductase encodes MDKDYDVVVVGSGAAGLSAALTAAKRGFKVLLAEKSDKWGGSTAKSAGMVWVPGNKQLQRVGGNDNKELGRQYMKACVGDCTSDEMIDSFLDNGEKAMDFLSANCPGLIWRRMDGYPDYWLDAPGAQPTGRGVEAGPFDANLLGKWKDNQVGAYFKPAIPMDLNSFDSADILLFMSHWKPYLRLAKLALRNIPNIVFGKTPRTMGAGLTASIMHSCLRAGVDVHMETALKDIVMTGNKVTGAIFEQNGKEITVNAKHGVILGCGGFERNDEMRKKYQRHPINGTWTVGAEGNTGDGINIGLKYGAAIDNMADAIWSPVIQLPKAKMWTAIVVDDEERFIVPDRSVPHTLIVNSDGNRFMNEALPYCTAGQGLYGGKFGKGDGPADNMPAWLIFDTQCRNKYAFAYGYMPRIPLPKEFFTSGAMIKAATLEELASKINVPIDQLKKTVNTFNSYAKTGIDEDFHRGENEHDWFYGDRYHKPNPSLGTVEKGPFYATQVYPGDIGTSGGLVINTKAEVTREDGSVIEGLYAAGNTTKSIVGHTYTAGGTSIGAALVFGHVAANTLAEKAGLEMVAH; translated from the coding sequence ATGGATAAAGATTATGACGTCGTCGTAGTTGGATCCGGTGCAGCAGGCCTCAGCGCAGCGCTCACCGCAGCCAAGCGCGGATTTAAAGTCCTCCTTGCTGAAAAATCCGACAAGTGGGGCGGCTCCACCGCTAAATCTGCAGGCATGGTGTGGGTTCCCGGTAACAAGCAGCTCCAACGTGTGGGCGGCAATGACAACAAGGAACTCGGACGCCAATATATGAAGGCCTGCGTCGGCGACTGCACTTCCGACGAAATGATTGATTCCTTCCTGGACAACGGTGAGAAAGCCATGGACTTCCTCTCCGCCAACTGCCCCGGCCTCATCTGGCGCCGCATGGACGGCTACCCCGACTACTGGCTTGATGCCCCTGGCGCACAACCCACCGGCCGTGGCGTAGAAGCCGGTCCCTTCGACGCCAACCTCCTGGGCAAGTGGAAGGATAACCAGGTCGGAGCCTACTTCAAGCCGGCCATCCCAATGGACCTCAACTCCTTCGACTCCGCCGACATCCTGCTCTTCATGTCGCATTGGAAGCCCTACTTGCGCCTCGCCAAACTGGCCCTCCGCAACATCCCCAACATCGTCTTCGGCAAGACTCCCCGCACCATGGGTGCTGGCCTCACCGCCTCCATCATGCACTCCTGCCTGCGCGCCGGCGTCGACGTCCACATGGAAACCGCCCTCAAGGACATCGTCATGACCGGCAACAAAGTCACCGGCGCCATCTTCGAACAGAACGGCAAGGAGATCACCGTCAACGCCAAGCACGGTGTCATCCTGGGCTGCGGCGGCTTCGAGCGCAACGATGAAATGCGCAAGAAATACCAGCGGCACCCCATCAACGGCACCTGGACCGTAGGCGCCGAAGGCAACACCGGTGACGGCATCAACATCGGACTGAAGTATGGCGCCGCCATAGACAACATGGCCGACGCCATCTGGTCTCCCGTCATCCAGCTGCCCAAGGCCAAGATGTGGACCGCCATCGTCGTCGACGACGAAGAACGCTTCATCGTCCCTGACCGCTCCGTCCCCCACACCCTCATCGTCAACAGCGACGGCAACCGCTTCATGAACGAAGCCCTGCCGTACTGCACCGCCGGCCAAGGCCTCTATGGCGGCAAGTTCGGCAAGGGTGACGGCCCGGCCGACAACATGCCCGCCTGGCTGATCTTCGACACCCAATGCCGCAACAAGTACGCCTTCGCCTACGGCTATATGCCACGCATCCCGCTGCCGAAGGAATTCTTCACATCCGGCGCCATGATCAAGGCCGCTACCCTGGAAGAACTGGCCAGCAAGATCAACGTGCCGATCGACCAGCTGAAGAAAACTGTCAACACCTTCAACAGCTACGCCAAGACCGGCATCGACGAAGACTTCCACCGTGGTGAAAACGAACACGACTGGTTCTACGGAGACCGCTACCACAAGCCCAACCCGTCCCTGGGCACCGTGGAGAAGGGCCCCTTCTACGCCACCCAGGTCTACCCCGGTGATATCGGAACCTCCGGCGGCCTCGTCATCAACACCAAGGCAGAAGTAAC